A window of the Aspergillus flavus chromosome 6, complete sequence genome harbors these coding sequences:
- a CDS encoding putative 3-ketosphinganine reductase, producing MHQVLSFIPNDQSPTKLGVSVILCGFFLYTFTKMVSRIFPGLKMLGFGPQQNEFVVEGRTVVITGGSEGMGKAVACQLAAKGANVVLVARTVKKLQDALDDVKASAANLNRQKFHYISADLTNAAQCEQIIEEVTEWNYGLPPDVVWCCAGYCNPGFFVDTPVQTLRDQMDTVYWTAANTAHATLRKWLVPVPPSQQTTNPRRHLIFTCSTLAFVPIAGYGPYSPAKAAIRSLSDTLNQEIEMYNGTRQSKSQINATPADVKVHTVFPMGILSPGFDNEQKLKPELTKQLEAADKPQTPNEVARIAIAALERGEYLITTMFVGHVMKGSAMGGSPRNSTVRDTLTSWLSSLAFLQVVPDLRKQAWNWGMKNGIPSSRTSE from the exons atGCATCAAGTACTATCCTTCATACCTAACGACCAATCTCCCACCAAGTTGGGAGTTTCCGTTATTCTTTGCGGGTTCTTCCTATACACATTTACCAAGATGGTTTCTAGGATATTTCCCGGCTTGAAGATGCTGGGTTTCGGACCTCAGCAGAACGAATTCGTTGTGGAGGGCAGG ACCGTGGTGATTACGGGTGGCTCTGAGGGTATGGGCAAGGCTGTCGCCTGTCAGCTTGCCGCAAAGGGTGCGAACGTTGTTCTCGTTGCACGAACAGTCAAGAAGCTTCAGGATGCGCTTGATGATGTTAAG GCGTCGGCTGCGAATCTGAACAGGCAAAAGTTCCATTATATCAGTGCCGATCTTACGAACGCCGCGCAATGCGAGCAGATCATTGAAGAGGTCACTGAGTGGAATTATGGGCTTCCTCCTGATGTCGTGTGGTGCTGTGCAGGTTACTGCAACCCTGGATTCTTCGTTGACACTCCAGTCCAAACGCTCAGAGATCAGATGGACACGGTCTATTGGACTGCGGCGAACACCGCCCATGCGACACTTAGAAAGTGGCTTGTACCTGTCCCTCCAAGCCAACAGACGACAAACCCACGAAGACACCTTATCTTTACATGTTCCACACTAGCTTTTGTGCCGATCGCCGGGTACGGGCCTTATTCTCCTGCAAAGGCGGCAATTCGTTCTCTATCCGACACCCTCAATCAGGAGATTGAGATGTATAACGGCACCCGTCAATCAAAATCGCAAATTAATGCTACTCCTGCCGATGTCAAGGTTCACACGGTTTTCCCAATGGGAATTCTTAGCCCCGGTTTTGACAACGAACAGAAGCTGAAGCCTGAGTTAACAAAACAACTGGAGGCTGCTGACAAGCCACAAACTCCTAACGAGGTTGCGAGAATAGCGATTGCAGCTCTGGAAAGAGGCGAATACCTTATCACGACTATGTTTGTTGGTCATGTAATGAAGGGGAGCGCCATGGGAGGCAGCCCAAGGAACTCTACTGTCCGCGATACATTGACCAGCTGGCTCAGTAGCTTGGCATTCTTGCAAGTAGTCCCTGATCTTCGAAAGCAGGCCTGGAACTGGGGTATGAAGAACGGCATCCCGTCGTCCCGAACGTCGGAGTAA
- a CDS encoding sterol desaturase family, with the protein MDALLSLPVLSLFLVPTISSYSTSLNIIFFYMTWTTLVLSHPPLRVELFGTAAVRLLFFLLPSLLFFLFDILTPSAAVVVKAQGEAGLPSGSKRGKVRMKDLKVAGWAILNILLGFAAQAAIEEVRTELIGMRSALRVSMKLPMPWEMVKDLLRGLLAREILTYNIHRFILHSPDYQVSKHHRKWYHSLRAPFPLTAHYDHPLAYLLSNFVPTYMPAMFFRFHMLTYLLYLTVISIEETFAFSGYSVMPTSFFLGGIARRMDMHLLSGAEGNFGPWGILDWICGTTVGGDEDEEELEEALSEKEMIDEQIRRAIEESTRKRRDERYKLRRRRNDY; encoded by the exons ATGGACGCGCTCCTCTCATTACCAGTGCTTTCTCTATTCCTGGTCCCCACGATCTCCTCATATAGCACGAGTCTCAATATAATCTTCTTCTACATGACATGGACGACCCTCGTGCTGTCGCATCCTCCGCTCCGAGTCGAACTATTCGGCACCGCAGCTGTGCGACTCCTGTTCTTTCTACTTCCGTCGCTGCTGTTCTTCCTATTCGATATTCTGACCCCCTCCGCGGCTGTTGTTGTAAAAGCGCAGGGCGAAGCTGGTCTCCCGTCAGGAAGTAAACGGGGGAAAGTCAGAATGAAGGATCTTAAGGTTGCGGGATGGGCCATTCTCAACATATTGTTGGGCTTCGCGGCACAGGCCGCGATAGAAGAAGTCCGGACAGAGTTAATCGGGATGCGGAGTGCATTAAGGGTCTCGATGAAGTTACCGATGCCCtgggagatggtgaaggatCTACTGCGAGGATTGTTAGCAAGAGAG ATCCTAACCTACAACATCCATCGCTTCATCCTCCACTCCCCAGACTACCAAGTCTCCAAACACCATCGAAAATGGTACCATTCGCTACGGGCTCCCTTCCCCCTCACAGCACACTACGACCATCCACTCGCCTACCTCCTCTCCAACTTCGTGCCCACTTACATGCCTGCCATGTTCTTCCGCTTCCATATGCTTACGTACCTCCTCTACCTCACCGTGATATCCATCGAGGAGACATTCGCCTTCTCCGGGTACTCTGTTATGCCGACGAGCTTCTTCCTGGGCGGGATCGCTCGCAGGATGGATATGCATTTGCTCAGTGGGGCGGAAGGGAATTTCGGCCCGTGGGGGATCCTCGATTGGATTTGTGGGACTACTGTGGgaggagatgaggatgaggaggagttggaggaggcTCTGagtgagaaggagatgattGATGAGCAGATCAGACGGGCGATTGAAGAGTCTACAAGGAAGAGGCGGGATGAACGGTATAAGTTGAGGAGGCGGAGAAATGATTATTAG
- a CDS encoding Sas10/Utp3 family protein: protein MGKRKASGRPAARKESAPERTKFSIEERFDDSEDEFQTGRDHVLLEEEPEAKRRRKVIQEGDSVEEMLQPSDEEILGYESVDEDDLDDDEDMDEEHDYGEEDEIDDEELLRPRTKRGGAAGSDSEDEDEDGIAAWGSSKKDLYNADQIETEADALEEEEEAKRLQQKHLQAMNEADFGFDETEWVESGKGQEDGEGDAGEVTEVLPQLEITDDMSTDEKLKILKSRYPEFEPLAKDFINLQTTHRTLAEAAKAAKTTKDEVPEVAPVAVIKFRALSAYLGTFTMYLMLLTSSRDASGNPAPLSPAQLRSHPVMGALVKFRKLWESVKDLTAPEVSDVEEDMDSEGEESDAPVSKKQSENKEVQVPKKKKEKVSKAQRAAEAAQAEAEARRAQRLRETEANLADLSNLVTKSGKKKSTQKAKQSSKAADDSDFGDEDALTAKEAEEKANQKRSLRFYTSQLAQKANKRTAAGRDAGGDADIPYRERLRDRQARLNAEAEKRGRQKPKESEQLGGDSDDEDHRVANELRGDQGGSDDDDYYDMIAARSKQRKDDKKARAEAYAAAAREGGEVAIQEEIGPDGKRAITYQIEKNKGLAAKRSKDSRNPRVKKRKKFEEKKKKLGSIRQLYKGGEGRGGYGGELTGIKKNLVKSVKL, encoded by the exons atggggaaaagaaaggcgagTGGTCGCCCAGCGGCCAGGAAAGAGTCCGCCCCAGAACGTACGAAATTCAGCATTGAGGAGAGGTTTGACGACTCTGAAGATGAATTCCAGACTGGTCGGGATCATGTcctgctggaggaagaaccAGAGGCGAAGAGACGGAGGAAGGTGATTCAGGAAG GCGACTCTGTAGAGGAAATGCTCCAGCCTTCTGATGAAGAAATCCTGGGATACGAGTCGGTGGACGAAGACGACTtagatgacgacgaggataTGGACGAGGAGCATGATTAcggcgaagaggatgagatagatgacgaagaactcTTACGCCCTCGAACAAAGCGCGGTGGTGCTGCGGGGTCTGATtccgaggacgaggatgaggatggtatTGCTGCTTGGGGTTCATCGAAGAAAGACCTTTACAATGCGGATCAAATAGAAACGGAAGCGGATGctcttgaggaagaggaagaagccaagagACTTCAACAGAAGCACTTGCAGGCGATGAATGAGGCAGACTTTGGCTTCGATGAAACCGAATGGGTCGAATCTGGcaaagggcaagaagatggggaaggCGATGCTGGAGAAGTAACGGAGGTTCTCCCGCAGTTGGAAATCACAGACGATATGAGCACAGATGAGAAACTGAAGATCTTGAAGTCGAGATACCCTGAGTTCGAGCCATTGGCAAAGGATTTCATCAACCTTCAGACAACACATCGCACGCTTGCAGAAGCCGCCAAAGCTGCAAAGACTACCAAAGATGAAGTCCCGGAAGTCGCCCCAGTTGCTGTCATTAAATTCCGTGCCCTGTCTGCTTATCTTGGTACCTTTACTATGTATCTTATGCTCCTAACATCCTCTCGCGATGCCTCTGGGAATCCGGCTCCCTTGTCCCCGGCTCAGCTTCGATCGCACCCAGTCATGGGTGCGCTAGTGAAGTTCCGCAAGCTTTGGGAGTCTGTCAAGGACCTTACTGCCCCCGAAGTGTCGGATGtcgaggaggatatggacaGCGAAGGTGAGGAATCTGACGCACCTgtctccaagaagcagagCGAAAATAAGGAGGTGCAAGTtcccaagaaaaagaaggagaaggtctcCAAAGCACAACGCGCGGCCGAAGCAGCCCAGGCAGAGGCAGAAGCTCGTAGGGCACAGAGACTGCGGGAGACGGAGGCTAATCTTGCGGATCTCTCGAATCTCGTCACCAAGTCTGGCAAGAAGAAATCCACTCAAAAGGCTAAACAATCCTCTAAGGCTGCTGATGACTCCGATTTCGGTGATGAAGATGCTCTTACTGCTaaggaggccgaggagaaagCTAACCAGAAGCGCTCTCTCCGTTTCTATACTTCCCAACTCGCACAAAAGGCAAACAAGCGCACTGCTGCTGGTCGCGATGCTGGTGGTGATGCGGATATACCTTATCGTGAACGTTTGAGGGATCGTCAAGCTCGCTTGAACGCTGAAGCTGAGAAGCGTGGTAGACAGAAACCTAAGGAATCCGAACAACTGGGCGGCGACAGTGACGACGAAGATCATCGGGTTGCCAATGAGCTTAGAGGAGACCAGGGCGGATCAGACGATGACGACTATTACGATATGATTGCTGCACGCTCCAAGCAACGTAAGGATGATAAGAAGGCGCGTGCCGAAGCCTACGCTGCTGCTGCCCGTGAAGGAGGCGAGGTGGCAATTCAAGAGGAAATCGGACCAGACGGCAAACGAGCCATTACATACCAAATCGAGAAGAATAAGGGTCTTGCGGCCAAGCGGAGCAAGGACTCTCGCAATCCCCGtgtcaagaagaggaagaagttcgaggagaagaagaagaagctgggtAGTATCCGCCAGTTATACAAGGGTGGCGAAGGTCGTGGTGGTTATGGTGGTGAACTTACTggtatcaagaagaacctgGTTAAAAGTGTCAAGCTATAG
- a CDS encoding DNA mismatch repair protein Msh5, which produces MYLLGDMQSAGTEILDSLVIQIKPTVLLLSPRVDYLGPQDTDESEQGNSSQSYLPYHLDVRPSQEFSYLNAKNKLAALAISSEHEQRIRFLVPHNGLVDPEQMDTEGLDFTLQDGRFLHMRSSIDMENKVTIGCAGAVLTHLQRRRTTISTSSDETSSYFQVRAVEMLSLQGTMFLSGRTLLALQILESESHPSMVNQGPGRKSSSSKEGLSVYGLFQRFAYSPQGRHRLKQIFLRPSIDTDVIRERHAFISVYLRPDNNDPLSKLTRSLKHIKNLRPVMINLRKGISTGSGKITGFKTTVWATLLAFAFYGIDIHEALKETASGNELPLLQKTLRVLEAALLYKVGRMIQEIVDIDSTEEQGRTVVKPGLDRELDKLKDSYDGLSSLLKQVAIDIASTIPENLDIDVNVIYFPQLGFNIAIPLNERAEAAFTGSDDDWELIFVTENRAYFKDFRMREMDEKLGDIYGLICEKEIEIVYELAQKVLQYEKVLLEASDICGHIDSLLAMSQAASFYRLVRPKIVRENVISIKGGRHILQELTVSSYVPNDTLLVGGKLGVWAPCSSSKSQTALEAWGTPSMLLLTGPNYSGKSVYMKQVALIIYLAQVGSFVPAESVEMGIVDKILVKSNSQDSVSQMQSTFMNDLQQISFDLKQMTERSLLIIDEFGKGTSESDGIGLICGILKHLLIVENAPKVIAATHFHEILENEFLKPGPRLLLGHMEVQVCEESCNAEDQITYLYNFHLGRSDKSYGPICAALNGINETIVERANELVSLAIRGENLTAACAMLSAEDMHDLEEADMLARNFLGLDLSTEGCDEAVSDMLNTLVGETDGRL; this is translated from the exons ATGTATTTGTTAGGAGACATGCAATCAGCTGGCACAGAGATCCTTGATAGTT TGGTCATTCAGATTAAGCCTACAGTACTCCTACTTTCACCGCGAGTCGACTATCTCGGGCCACAAGACACAGACGAGTCTGAGCAGGGAAATA GTAGTCAATCTTACCTTCCCTATCATCTCGATGTTCGTCCGTCCCAAGAATTTAGCTACCTCAACGCAAAGAATAAACTAGCGGCATTGGCGATATCCTCGGAACACGAGCAACGCATCAGGTTCCTGGTGCCCCACAATGGTCTAGTCGATCCTGAGCAGATGGACACTGAGGGTCTGGACTTTACTTTACAAGATGGCAGGTTCTTACATATGCGCAGTTCGATCGACATGGAGAATAAAGTGACGATTGGCTGCGCAGGTGCTGTTCTCACTCACCTTCAAAGGCGAAGGACAACGATATCTACTTCCAGCGATGAGACTTCATCATACTTCCAGGTGCGCGCTGTCGAAATGCTCAGTTTACAAGGTACCAT GTTTCTGAGTGGAAGAACATTGCTGGCACTTCAAATCCTGGAGTCGGAGTCCCATCCAAGTATGGTCAATCAAGGACCAGGAAGGAagtcatcctcctcgaagGAGGGTCTTTCGGTATACGGTTTATTCCAGCGCTTTGCCTATAGCCCCCAGGGACGACACCGACTTAAGCAAATTTTTCTCCGCCCAAGTATAGATACAGATGTTATACGCGAACGTCATGCATTTATTAGCGTATATTTACGACCAGATAATAACGATCCGCTAAGTAAGCTTACGAGGAGTCTCAAACATATCAAGAACCTCCGACCCGTCATGATCAACCTTCGAAAAGGAATAAGTACTGGAAGTGGGAAGATAACGGGCTTCAAGACCACAGTATGGGCCACCTTGCTAGCT TTTGCCTTCTATGGTATTGATATCCATGAGGCTCTCAAGGAAACTGCTTCCGGGAACGAACTACCTTTGCTTCAAAAG ACTCTTCGAGTTTTGGAAGCGGCTCTACTATACAAAGTTGGACGAATGATCCAAGAGATA GTCGATATCGATAGCACCGAGGAGCAGGGCAGGACGGTGGTAAAGCCGGGACTAGACAGGGAACTTGACAAGTTGAAAGACAGCTATGATGGCTTAAGCAGTTTGTTGAAGCAAGTTGCAATAGATATTGCGAGTACCATTCCGGAAAACCTTGACATTGATGTGAATGTGATATACTTCCCTCAACTTGGCTTTAATATCGCGATCCCGCTGAACGAGAGGGCCGAGGCAGCCTTCACTGGCTCCGATGATGATTGGGAGCTCATTTTTGTCACAGAGAACCGGGCATACTTTAAGGACTTTAGAATGAGGGAGATGGACGAGAAACTGGGTGACATTTATGGGCTAATATGTG aaaaagaaattgagatTGTCTACGAGCTAGCACAGAAAGTGCTTCAATATGAGAAAGTACTCCTTGAGGCGTCAGATATATGTGGTCACATTGATAG CCTCCTTGCGATGTCACAGGCAGCAAGCTTCTATAGACTGGTTCGCCCCAAAATAGTGCGAGAAAATGTCATCAGTATCAAAGGAGGCCG CCATATTCTCCAAGAATTGACTGTCTCGTCATATGTGCCGAACGATACCCTCTTGGTTGGCGGGAAGCTAGGTGTATGGGCTCCATGTTCTTCATCAAAATCCCAAACAGCGCTCGAAGCATGGGGTACTCCAAGCATGTTGCTATTAACAGGCCCTAATTACTCTGGAAAGAGCGTTTATATGAAGCAG GTTGCTTTAATCATTTATCTGGCACAAGTGGGAAG CTTCGTTCCAGCAGAAAGTGTCGAAATGGGGATAGTAGATAAGATACTAGTCAAATCTAATAGCCAAGATAGTGTCTCCCAG ATGCAGAGCACATTTATGAACGACCTGCAACAGATATCATTTGACTTGAAGCAGATGACCGAACGCAGCCTGTTAATAATAGATGAGTTTGGCAAGGGTACCAGCGAGAGCG ATGGCATCGGGTTAATCTGCGGAATCCTAAAGCACTTACTTATAGTCGAGAATGCGCCAAAGGTTATTGCTGCAACACATTTTCATGAGATACTCGAGAATGAGTTTCTCAAGCCAGGGCCACGACTGCTGCTCGGTCATATGGAGGTTCAGGTTTGCGAAGAATCCTGCAATGCGGAAGACCAGATCACATATCTATATAA CTTCCATCTGGGCCGGAGCGACAAGAGCTATGGACCGAT TTGTGCGGCGCTGAACGGAATCAACGAGACAATCGTAGAACGGGCAAATGAGCTGGTATCTCTCGCTATTCGTGGAGAAAACTTGACAGCGGCTTGTGCCATGTTGTCAGCTGAGGATATGCACGACTTGGAAGAAGCG GACATGCTTGCGAGAAATTTTCTAGGTCTAGATTTGTCAACGGAAGGATGCGACGAAGCTGTGAGTGATATGCTAAACACGCTTGTCGGAGAAACCGATGGGAGATTATAG
- a CDS encoding 60S ribosomal protein L6 (unnamed protein product), translating into MSETKQFGKGQRTVPAQKAQKWYPVDDESQPKKVRKAVRPTKLRESLQPGTILILLAGRFRGKRVVLLKHLDQGVLLVTGPFKINGVPLRRVNARYVIATSTRIDISGVDAQTVEKVSTPDYFTKEKKAEKKTEEAFFKQGEKPEKKKVASARASDQKAIDQSILASVKKENFLGSYLASTFSLRNGDKPHEMKW; encoded by the exons ATGTCGGAGACGAAGCAGTTTGGAAAGGGCCAGAGGACCGTGCCGGCTCAGAAGGCCCAGAAATGGTACCCCGTTGATGACGAGTCGCAGCCTAAGAAA GTCCGCAAGGCTGTTCGTCCCACCAAGCTCCGGGAAAGCCTCCAGCCCGGTACTATCTTGATCCTCCTCGCCGGTCGCTTCCGTGGCAAGCGTGTTGTCCTCCTCAAGCACCTTGACCAGGGTGTCCTCCTCGTCACCGGCCCCTTCAAGATCAACGGTGTTCCCCTTCGTCGTGTCAACGCCCGCTATGTGATCGCCACCAGCACCCGCATCGACATCAGCGGCGTCGACGCTCAGACCGTCGAGAAGGTCTCCACTCCCGACTACTTCaccaaggagaagaaggccgagaagaagaccgAGGAGGCTTTCTTCAAGCAGGGAGAGAAGCCCGAG aagaagaaggttgcCAGCGCTCGCGCCAGCGACCAGAAGGCCATTGACCAGTCCATCCTGGCATCCGTCAAGAAGGAGAACTTCCTTGGCAGCTACCTCGCCAGCACTTTCAGCCTCCGCAACGGTGACAAGCCCCACGAGATGAAGTGGTAA